One part of the Dyadobacter sp. 676 genome encodes these proteins:
- a CDS encoding glycerophosphodiester phosphodiesterase family protein: protein MKKGFLMLAIGLMSLVSLEGMSQKKNKVIAHRGAWKNTGATENSIGALEHAIKLGCYGSEFDVHMSADSVLYVLHDHSIQGTNIETTNSAELSKIKLANGEPLPTLEAYLKAGSKQKKTRLILEIKTSKISKERSLALATKCVELVKKMKVEKITDYIAFSWDVCLKVKELAPKAHVEYLNGDKTPDEIQAAGLDGIDYHFSVLKKKEDYIPAMRQKKLTTNVWTVNDEADLKYFLEKDVDYITTNEPELLLSLSK, encoded by the coding sequence ATGAAAAAAGGATTTTTAATGCTTGCGATCGGGCTGATGAGCCTGGTGTCTTTGGAAGGAATGTCTCAAAAGAAAAACAAGGTGATCGCGCACCGCGGCGCGTGGAAAAACACCGGCGCGACCGAAAACTCGATCGGCGCGCTGGAACATGCGATCAAACTAGGCTGCTATGGCAGCGAATTCGACGTGCATATGTCGGCCGATTCCGTTTTATATGTCCTGCACGACCATTCTATTCAGGGAACGAATATCGAAACAACGAATTCGGCCGAGCTTTCGAAGATCAAATTGGCAAACGGCGAGCCGCTGCCTACTTTGGAAGCCTATCTCAAAGCCGGTTCGAAGCAAAAGAAGACACGTTTGATACTGGAAATCAAAACTTCCAAAATCAGTAAGGAGCGCTCGTTGGCATTGGCGACCAAATGTGTGGAACTGGTGAAGAAAATGAAGGTCGAGAAAATTACCGACTATATCGCATTCAGCTGGGATGTGTGTTTGAAGGTGAAAGAACTCGCCCCCAAAGCGCACGTGGAATATCTGAACGGCGATAAAACCCCGGACGAAATCCAGGCGGCAGGTCTGGACGGTATCGACTACCATTTCAGCGTTTTGAAGAAAAAAGAGGATTACATCCCGGCAATGCGGCAGAAAAAGCTGACCACCAATGTGTGGACAGTCAACGACGAAGCAGATTTGAAATACTTCCTCGAAAAAGACGTGGACTACATTACTACCAACGAACCCGAGCTTTTACTGAGCCTTTCGAAGTAA
- the metX gene encoding homoserine O-acetyltransferase has product MQAEQKIFKYPYPYALEMGGELPGFELAYTTHGERNASDTNIVWICHALTGSSNAADWWDGLVGEGKYFNPGQHFIICANVLGSAYGSTGPLSVDPRTNRPYYRNFPTITVRDVVGTLDLLRQELAIDRIKICIGGSLGGQQALEWAVEKPDLFEELILIASNALHSPWGIAFNESQRMAIEADPTYTDESPDAGAMGMRAARSIALLSYRNYDTYNFTQARDNPDQIDDFRASSYQQYQGDKFVKRFNAFSYWVLSKIMDSHNVGRNRGGIVHALGLVKAKTLVLGIKSDLLFPLSEQQFLAKHIPDAAFQEIDSLYGHDGFLIEYKQLTQVIRAWQETNGQLQMARIR; this is encoded by the coding sequence ATGCAAGCGGAACAGAAGATTTTTAAATATCCCTATCCTTACGCGCTCGAAATGGGCGGCGAGCTGCCGGGGTTTGAACTCGCATACACTACACACGGAGAAAGAAACGCCAGCGATACCAACATCGTCTGGATCTGCCATGCGCTCACGGGCAGCTCCAACGCCGCCGACTGGTGGGACGGGCTGGTAGGAGAGGGTAAATATTTCAATCCCGGGCAGCATTTTATTATCTGCGCCAATGTGCTCGGTTCGGCTTACGGCTCCACGGGACCGTTGTCTGTCGATCCGCGTACCAACCGGCCCTACTACCGTAATTTCCCGACGATTACCGTGCGCGACGTAGTAGGGACGCTGGATTTGCTCCGGCAGGAACTGGCGATCGACAGGATTAAAATCTGCATTGGCGGGTCCCTCGGCGGCCAGCAGGCGTTGGAATGGGCGGTTGAAAAACCGGATTTGTTCGAAGAGCTGATCCTGATCGCTTCCAATGCATTGCATTCGCCCTGGGGTATCGCGTTCAACGAATCGCAGCGGATGGCTATCGAAGCCGACCCTACCTATACCGATGAAAGTCCGGACGCGGGTGCGATGGGCATGCGCGCGGCGCGGTCGATTGCATTGCTTTCGTACCGTAATTATGATACTTATAATTTTACACAGGCGCGCGACAATCCGGACCAGATCGACGATTTTCGTGCCTCGTCCTACCAGCAATACCAAGGCGACAAGTTTGTGAAGCGTTTCAATGCATTCTCCTACTGGGTGCTTTCCAAAATCATGGATTCGCACAATGTGGGCCGCAACCGCGGGGGAATCGTGCACGCGCTGGGGCTGGTGAAGGCAAAAACGCTCGTATTGGGTATCAAATCCGACCTGCTTTTCCCGCTTTCGGAGCAGCAGTTCCTGGCAAAGCATATTCCCGACGCCGCATTTCAGGAAATCGATTCACTTTACGGGCACGACGGCTTCCTGATCGAGTACAAACAGCTGACGCAGGTAATCAGGGCATGGCAGGAAACGAACGGGCAGTTACAGATGGCGCGCATCCGGTGA